In bacterium, the following are encoded in one genomic region:
- a CDS encoding epoxyqueuosine reductase QueH, translating into MTDNMRRKNLLLHVCCAPCSTYPITVLREDYDVTAYFYNPNIHPKREWKMRRDELTRFLERWDIPLIIEEYDAARWFRLIRGFEDEPEGGNRCEICFDMRLKKTAEFAARRGFDIFTTTLSVSPHKNAQLINKLGMDASGEFGVEFYQANFKKKNGFKISVEISRKEGLYRQNFCGCIYSQWETEERKKMRANND; encoded by the coding sequence ATGACAGATAATATGCGGAGAAAAAATCTTTTACTGCATGTATGCTGTGCGCCGTGTTCAACATATCCTATTACAGTATTGAGGGAAGATTATGATGTTACAGCATATTTTTATAATCCCAATATTCACCCCAAGAGAGAGTGGAAAATGCGCAGAGATGAACTAACTCGTTTTCTTGAAAGATGGGACATTCCGCTTATAATTGAAGAATATGATGCTGCAAGATGGTTCAGGCTCATAAGGGGTTTTGAAGATGAACCCGAGGGCGGCAATCGGTGTGAGATTTGTTTTGACATGCGTCTTAAGAAAACAGCGGAATTTGCTGCCCGTAGAGGATTTGATATTTTTACTACGACTCTGTCTGTGAGCCCTCACAAAAATGCACAGCTTATAAATAAACTCGGTATGGATGCATCAGGTGAGTTTGGAGTGGAATTTTATCAAGCTAATTTTAAAAAGAAGAATGGTTTTAAAATCAGCGTGGAAATCAGCAGAAAAGAAGGCTTGTACAGGCAGAATTTTTGCGGCTGTATTTACAGCCAATGGGAAACTGAGGAGAGAAAAAAGATGCGGGCGAACAATGATTAA
- a CDS encoding DUF2809 domain-containing protein, which yields MSVYRKYILLTIAAIVPLGFGTKFYSGPLAKWVNIYGGGVLYVIFWSLFLALVFPRFRILYNVISVFTVTCILEFLQLWHPLILEKVRSVFIGRALIGTTFSFLDIIHYSAGSFIVYVFLCSLQSKLNPSH from the coding sequence TTGTCAGTATACAGAAAATATATTCTTTTAACAATTGCTGCTATTGTACCGCTGGGATTCGGCACAAAGTTCTATTCCGGGCCGCTTGCAAAGTGGGTAAATATTTATGGCGGGGGGGTCCTTTATGTGATTTTCTGGAGCCTTTTTTTAGCTCTGGTTTTTCCCCGATTCCGGATATTGTATAATGTAATTTCTGTGTTTACAGTAACCTGCATACTTGAATTCCTGCAGCTTTGGCATCCTCTTATTTTAGAAAAAGTACGTTCTGTTTTTATTGGAAGAGCACTTATTGGAACAACATTTTCCTTTCTCGATATAATCCACTATTCAGCAGGATCTTTTATCGTTTATGTTTTTCTCTGTAGTCTTCAAAGTAAACTCAACCCTTCGCATTAA